In Streptomyces sp. P3, one DNA window encodes the following:
- a CDS encoding ribosome-inactivating family protein, with protein sequence MHHADTIEARPGQRPRRITVTSIVAAIVLSVFATLLGPLGTLQTASAADGNPTFRVGTDDSSDYTRFIDAIRDRISDGSSSDVVKAHGYRVYHTPTTEDPKSTNAYLRVDIQAWGNDHFVRLNLRRSNLYLLGWWDKHDTYHYMGTRNGPGGKPHEAESSRWDNGKWRKSKKQQQTSFGENYVALERITGRPRTSVGISRGTINAAVWDLYNSASAGEMAWGALVMTQFIPEAVRIRPQRDGIAPVMGHAGGTWNVTPACVEIQNNWGTLSKHFNDLNREDHKRRDGKATRDSHPLVGWLTDGENHLQKIILETAFLYATYILNTSLGR encoded by the coding sequence ATGCACCATGCCGACACCATCGAAGCAAGACCCGGGCAGCGCCCCCGGAGGATCACCGTCACCTCGATCGTCGCCGCCATCGTGCTGTCGGTCTTCGCCACACTGCTGGGTCCGCTGGGTACCCTGCAGACCGCGAGCGCGGCCGACGGCAACCCGACCTTCCGGGTCGGAACCGACGACTCCAGCGACTACACACGCTTCATCGACGCGATACGCGACCGCATCAGCGACGGCAGCAGCTCGGACGTGGTGAAAGCCCACGGCTACCGGGTGTACCACACGCCCACCACGGAGGACCCGAAGTCAACCAACGCGTACTTGCGGGTGGACATCCAGGCGTGGGGGAACGACCACTTCGTCCGCCTGAACCTGCGCCGCTCCAACCTGTACCTGCTCGGCTGGTGGGACAAGCACGACACGTACCACTACATGGGTACCCGCAACGGCCCGGGTGGGAAGCCCCATGAGGCTGAGTCCTCCCGCTGGGACAACGGCAAGTGGCGCAAGTCCAAGAAGCAGCAGCAGACCTCCTTCGGCGAGAACTACGTCGCCCTGGAGCGGATCACCGGGCGCCCCCGCACCAGCGTGGGGATCAGCCGGGGCACGATCAACGCGGCGGTCTGGGATCTGTACAACTCGGCGAGCGCCGGGGAGATGGCGTGGGGTGCCCTGGTGATGACCCAGTTCATCCCCGAGGCGGTCCGCATCCGGCCCCAGCGGGACGGGATCGCTCCCGTGATGGGCCACGCCGGCGGCACCTGGAACGTCACCCCCGCCTGTGTCGAGATCCAGAACAACTGGGGCACATTGAGCAAGCACTTCAACGACCTGAACCGGGAGGACCACAAGCGGCGGGACGGGAAGGCGACCAGGGACTCCCACCCGCTGGTGGGCTGGCTCACCGACGGCGAAAACCACTTGCAGAAGATCATCCTGGAGACCGCGTTCCTGTACGCGACGTACATCCTGAACACGTCCCTGGGCCGCTGA
- a CDS encoding wax ester/triacylglycerol synthase domain-containing protein, translating to MPGSHLPLMEEGMARWPFGPPNAGIALDFTGVAPTPDELRALVGDRWKALPRLTQTLVAPGGPRTGLAWWTGRHRWARRDGHDLGRQVDDADGTLRDAVRLWFHTPFPADRPPWSLHLLPFSAEGEFSLLFRMHHSLLDGRSLTTLLRALLDDGGPLDGAASLAVPGPRRRTVQPARTVGGPPGLLTAGRAIPLPHRGAREPAYTVVRLRADLLRAAREAASARTATTNEVFLAAVSGVLRSCLSAAETAPPVSGTASDGDRGRSGDRGRGRGRERGREPGQVWLSVPVDERPDDCGEFLGNAFANVRVPAPVTLSDPAARLTACTGLLTPVTRPRRTSEKLVEGTLAAVPGATMALAGGKIFAPAYAPAACSYVHLREQGQTLAGRPLRRLTVVPMVPPAGTVTFALGGCTQGHTLSVATNSGSQDAELLAEAFLDELTLLAERTP from the coding sequence ATGCCCGGATCGCATCTGCCCTTGATGGAAGAGGGTATGGCCCGCTGGCCGTTCGGCCCGCCGAACGCCGGGATCGCCCTGGACTTCACGGGCGTCGCGCCCACGCCGGACGAGCTGCGGGCGCTGGTCGGCGACCGCTGGAAGGCGCTGCCCCGGCTCACCCAGACCCTGGTCGCCCCCGGCGGACCCCGGACGGGCCTCGCCTGGTGGACCGGCCGGCATCGCTGGGCACGACGGGACGGCCACGACCTGGGCCGGCAGGTCGACGACGCTGACGGCACCCTGCGGGACGCCGTGCGGCTGTGGTTCCACACGCCGTTCCCCGCCGACCGGCCGCCGTGGAGCCTGCACCTGCTGCCGTTCTCCGCCGAGGGGGAGTTCTCCCTCCTCTTCCGGATGCATCACAGCCTGCTGGACGGCCGTTCGCTGACGACCCTGCTGCGGGCCCTGCTCGACGACGGCGGCCCGCTGGACGGCGCCGCCTCCCTGGCCGTGCCGGGGCCCCGGAGAAGGACGGTCCAGCCGGCCCGGACCGTGGGGGGCCCGCCGGGGCTGCTCACCGCGGGACGCGCGATCCCCCTGCCGCACCGGGGGGCGCGGGAACCGGCCTACACGGTCGTGCGGCTGCGCGCCGACCTGCTGCGGGCCGCGCGCGAGGCCGCGTCCGCCCGCACGGCGACCACCAACGAGGTGTTCCTGGCGGCGGTCTCGGGCGTTCTGCGCTCCTGCCTGTCCGCCGCGGAAACCGCCCCTCCCGTCTCCGGGACGGCCTCCGACGGTGACCGGGGCCGCAGCGGCGACCGGGGCCGGGGCCGGGGGAGGGAGAGGGGGCGGGAGCCGGGGCAGGTCTGGCTGTCGGTCCCGGTCGACGAACGCCCCGACGACTGCGGTGAGTTCCTCGGCAACGCGTTCGCCAACGTCCGCGTGCCGGCGCCGGTGACCCTGTCCGACCCCGCGGCCCGGCTGACCGCGTGCACCGGTCTGCTGACCCCGGTCACCCGGCCCCGGCGCACCTCCGAGAAGCTGGTCGAGGGCACGCTCGCGGCGGTGCCCGGGGCGACCATGGCCCTGGCCGGCGGGAAGATCTTCGCTCCCGCGTACGCACCGGCCGCCTGCTCCTACGTCCACCTGCGCGAACAGGGCCAGACGCTGGCCGGACGACCGTTGCGTCGCCTCACCGTCGTCCCCATGGTGCCGCCGGCCGGCACGGTCACCTTCGCGCTGGGCGGCTGCACCCAGGGTCACACGCTGAGCGTCGCCACCAACTCGGGCAGCCAGGACGCCGAACTGCTGGCGGAGGCCTTCCTCGACGAGCTCACCCTCCTCGCCGAACGAACCCCCTGA
- a CDS encoding macrolide family glycosyltransferase has protein sequence MPGPQPHPAHIAVFNVPMHGHVNPTLGVVEELVRRGHRVTYAVTEEFVHQVKAAGAEPVLYPDAGDGSEAPEEMGEGFARVVDTALASLPVLTRAFDRDRPDLVLCDVYAFAGLLLGASRQTPVVVASPTHLAYDGIVPEFFGVPGLPQIPGFGKLSAAFAEHGVDSARILELVHPEHAVAFLPRAFQRRADTVTARNVAYVGPALGDRSYQGSWQPPRPDLPVLLVSLGSQFTRRPDFYRSCVQAFAELPWQVVMSVGHAVAPDELGPLPDTVEVHPHVPQLAVLAHADAFVTHAGMGGTMEALHYGVPLVAVPQMAEQRVNAARIEQLRLGVHLPRETVTPEALREAVLRVSSDRDVRTGVADMRREITQAGGAGAAADLIERAL, from the coding sequence GTGCCTGGTCCTCAACCGCATCCCGCGCACATCGCCGTGTTCAACGTTCCGATGCACGGGCACGTCAATCCGACGCTGGGTGTCGTCGAGGAGCTCGTACGGCGGGGGCACCGGGTCACGTACGCCGTCACCGAGGAGTTCGTGCACCAGGTGAAGGCGGCCGGCGCCGAGCCCGTGCTCTACCCGGACGCGGGGGACGGCTCGGAGGCGCCGGAGGAGATGGGCGAGGGGTTCGCCAGGGTCGTCGACACCGCGCTGGCCTCCCTTCCCGTCCTGACCCGGGCGTTCGACCGGGACCGTCCGGACCTGGTGCTGTGCGACGTCTACGCCTTCGCCGGACTGCTGCTGGGGGCGAGCCGGCAGACGCCCGTCGTCGTGGCGTCCCCCACCCACCTGGCCTACGACGGCATCGTCCCCGAGTTCTTCGGCGTGCCCGGGCTGCCCCAGATCCCGGGCTTCGGGAAGCTGTCGGCCGCCTTCGCGGAACACGGGGTGGACAGTGCGCGGATCCTCGAGCTCGTGCACCCTGAGCACGCCGTCGCGTTCCTCCCCCGCGCCTTCCAGCGCAGGGCCGACACCGTCACGGCACGCAACGTGGCGTATGTCGGACCCGCGCTCGGGGATCGCTCCTACCAGGGCTCCTGGCAGCCCCCGCGGCCGGACCTGCCGGTCCTGCTGGTGTCGCTGGGCTCCCAGTTCACCCGGCGGCCGGACTTCTACCGGTCCTGCGTCCAGGCCTTCGCGGAACTGCCCTGGCAGGTGGTGATGTCCGTCGGCCACGCCGTCGCGCCGGACGAGCTGGGGCCCCTCCCGGACACCGTCGAAGTCCATCCGCACGTGCCCCAGCTGGCCGTGCTCGCCCACGCGGACGCCTTCGTCACCCACGCCGGGATGGGCGGCACGATGGAGGCGCTGCACTACGGCGTGCCTTTGGTGGCGGTGCCGCAGATGGCCGAGCAGCGGGTCAACGCCGCCAGGATCGAACAGCTCCGGCTCGGCGTCCATCTGCCGCGCGAGACCGTCACGCCCGAGGCGCTGCGCGAGGCCGTCCTGCGGGTGTCCTCCGACCGGGACGTCCGTACGGGCGTGGCGGACATGCGCCGGGAGATCACGCAGGCCGGAGGGGCGGGCGCCGCGGCCGATCTGATCGAGCGGGCCCTGTAG
- a CDS encoding SDR family NAD(P)-dependent oxidoreductase has translation MTTTFITGANKSLGYETARRLIEAGHTVLLGARDPERGRAAADALGARFVQIDVTDDASVAAAAADIAAHEGAIDVLINNAGVFGPHLPADQLTAADASAVFEVNVVGIVRVTHAFLPLLRKSASPVIVNVSSGMGSFAATHDTGRVEGRAVAPLYTASKAAVTMLTTQYAKSWPDVKVNAADPGYTATDFNGHSGPQTVTEGTDAIVELATIGADGPTGTLRDRHGVLGW, from the coding sequence ATGACGACTACATTCATCACCGGTGCCAACAAGTCCCTCGGCTACGAGACCGCCCGCCGATTGATCGAGGCGGGCCACACCGTCCTGCTCGGTGCTCGTGATCCGGAGCGGGGCCGGGCTGCCGCCGACGCACTCGGTGCCCGTTTCGTACAGATCGACGTGACCGACGACGCGTCGGTGGCCGCGGCCGCCGCCGACATCGCGGCCCACGAGGGCGCCATCGACGTCCTGATCAACAACGCTGGTGTCTTCGGGCCGCACCTGCCCGCCGACCAGCTCACCGCCGCCGACGCGTCCGCGGTCTTCGAGGTCAATGTCGTGGGGATCGTCCGGGTGACGCACGCGTTCCTGCCGCTGCTGCGCAAGTCCGCGAGCCCGGTCATCGTCAATGTGTCCAGCGGCATGGGCTCGTTCGCGGCCACCCATGACACCGGGCGCGTCGAGGGCCGGGCCGTCGCGCCGCTCTACACGGCGTCGAAGGCCGCCGTGACCATGCTGACCACGCAGTACGCCAAGTCCTGGCCGGACGTGAAGGTGAACGCGGCCGACCCCGGCTACACCGCGACCGACTTCAACGGGCACAGCGGCCCGCAGACCGTGACCGAGGGAACCGACGCCATCGTCGAACTCGCCACCATCGGCGCGGACGGACCGACCGGAACCCTCCGCGACCGTCACGGTGTGCTGGGTTGGTGA
- a CDS encoding GNAT family N-acetyltransferase — MTDRSVMDYDRSMTADDSSAPEGAPVPAPDDVPVSHEAPAPPYLHRQTVGGFGVVGIRPVDAEADADVVHGWVREERAAFWGMNGLTRDQVADVYAHMAGLDTHHAFLVELDDVPVALFQTYEPAADRVGDCYEVAAGDLGIHLLLAPADARGARSGWSSALMGVLASYVLLGLDRARVVVDPDVRNEKAIARFLRQGFEAGPVVTLPEIDLPDVYLPEKKAQLAFLRREVAFPA, encoded by the coding sequence ATGACTGACCGTTCCGTAATGGACTACGACCGCTCAATGACGGCGGACGACTCTTCGGCACCCGAAGGTGCACCCGTGCCCGCGCCTGACGACGTCCCCGTGTCCCACGAAGCCCCCGCGCCTCCCTACCTGCACCGGCAGACGGTCGGCGGGTTCGGCGTCGTCGGCATCCGCCCCGTCGACGCGGAGGCCGACGCGGACGTCGTCCACGGGTGGGTCCGCGAGGAGCGGGCCGCGTTCTGGGGCATGAACGGCCTGACGCGGGACCAGGTCGCCGACGTCTACGCGCACATGGCCGGCCTCGACACCCACCATGCGTTCCTGGTCGAGCTGGACGACGTCCCGGTCGCCCTCTTCCAGACCTACGAGCCGGCCGCGGACCGGGTGGGCGACTGCTACGAGGTGGCCGCCGGCGACCTCGGCATCCATCTGCTCCTCGCGCCGGCGGACGCGCGGGGCGCGCGGAGCGGCTGGTCGTCGGCGCTGATGGGTGTGCTCGCCTCGTACGTCCTGCTGGGCCTCGACCGGGCGCGGGTCGTGGTGGACCCCGACGTGCGCAACGAGAAGGCGATCGCCCGCTTCCTGCGGCAGGGCTTCGAGGCGGGCCCGGTCGTCACCCTGCCCGAGATCGACCTGCCGGACGTGTATCTGCCCGAGAAGAAGGCCCAGCTGGCGTTTCTGCGCCGGGAGGTAGCCTTCCCCGCGTGA
- a CDS encoding thioesterase family protein yields MIHALASDLRRTSTAARPPHDAPDRRPHLYLRQVRMSDLDSMQHVNNARLLEMIQDAHIDLFYLRPGLPGQEIRPRFVYARHELDYTEPLVLEPEPVTIVTTIGDLRRSSFRLTSRVTRDARVFCTCVSTAVAYDPDARRSRRLEEEELALAARHATPEPGR; encoded by the coding sequence TTGATCCACGCCCTGGCGTCCGACCTCCGCCGCACGAGCACCGCGGCGCGCCCGCCCCACGACGCGCCGGACCGCCGGCCGCACCTGTATCTCCGTCAGGTTCGCATGAGCGACCTGGACTCCATGCAGCATGTGAACAACGCACGGCTGCTCGAGATGATCCAGGACGCCCACATCGACCTGTTCTACCTGCGCCCCGGGCTGCCCGGACAGGAGATCCGCCCGCGGTTCGTGTACGCGCGCCACGAACTCGACTACACCGAGCCGCTCGTGCTGGAGCCCGAGCCCGTCACCATCGTCACCACCATCGGCGACCTGCGCCGCTCGTCCTTCCGGCTCACCAGCCGCGTCACCCGTGACGCACGGGTGTTCTGCACCTGCGTCAGCACGGCCGTCGCGTACGACCCCGACGCGCGCCGCTCGCGCCGCCTCGAGGAGGAGGAACTCGCCCTGGCGGCCCGCCACGCCACTCCGGAGCCGGGGCGCTGA
- a CDS encoding ABC transporter ATP-binding protein translates to MSTQQQQPVLSLRNLTRVHGSGATEVHALRGIDLDVQPGELVAVMGPSGSGKSTLLTIAGGLDNPTSGQVFVEGTDITALGIKGLAALRRRSIGYVFQDYNLIPALTAAENVALPRELDGISARKARTEALAALAEMDLGQLADRFPDEMSGGQQQRVAIARALIGDRRLVLADEPTGALDSETGESVLALLRSRCDAGAAGIMVTHEPRFAAWADRVVFLRDGAVVDQTMRSDADSLLTGRAAQR, encoded by the coding sequence ATGTCCACACAACAGCAGCAGCCCGTGCTGAGTCTGCGGAACCTGACCCGCGTCCACGGCTCCGGCGCCACCGAGGTGCACGCCCTGCGCGGCATCGACCTCGACGTCCAACCCGGTGAACTCGTCGCCGTCATGGGCCCGTCGGGCTCCGGCAAGTCCACCCTGCTCACCATCGCCGGCGGCCTCGACAACCCCACCTCCGGGCAGGTCTTCGTCGAGGGCACCGACATCACCGCCCTCGGCATCAAGGGGCTCGCCGCCCTGCGCCGCCGCAGCATCGGCTACGTCTTCCAGGACTACAACCTCATCCCGGCCCTCACCGCCGCCGAGAACGTGGCCCTGCCCCGCGAACTGGACGGCATATCGGCCCGCAAGGCCCGCACCGAGGCCCTCGCCGCCCTCGCCGAGATGGACCTCGGCCAACTCGCCGACCGGTTCCCCGACGAGATGTCCGGCGGCCAGCAGCAGCGCGTGGCCATCGCCCGCGCCCTCATCGGCGACCGCCGGCTCGTCCTCGCCGACGAGCCCACCGGCGCCCTCGACTCCGAGACCGGCGAGTCCGTGCTGGCCTTGCTGCGCTCCCGCTGCGACGCCGGAGCCGCCGGCATCATGGTCACCCACGAGCCGCGGTTCGCCGCCTGGGCCGACCGGGTCGTCTTCCTGCGGGACGGCGCCGTCGTCGACCAGACCATGCGCAGCGACGCCGACTCGCTCCTGACCGGCCGGGCGGCCCAGCGGTGA
- a CDS encoding PadR family transcriptional regulator, whose translation MSIRHGLLALLERGPRYGSQLRTEFESRTGSTWPLNVGQVYTTLSRLERDGMVVQDGEDEAGHTLYAITDSGRVELRSWFENPVDRTSPARDELAIKLAMAVGAPGVDIRDVIQYQRRHTVKAMQDYTRLKAQALTAVEKNGARERDDIAWLLVLEQLIFQTEAEARWLDHCESRLIRLSSTAPAAGPEPVSPGAVAGAAGTGARAGAGAGAGEAARHRP comes from the coding sequence ATGTCCATTCGTCACGGGCTTCTCGCCCTCCTGGAACGCGGTCCGCGCTACGGCTCACAGCTCCGTACGGAGTTCGAGTCCCGCACCGGCTCGACCTGGCCGCTCAACGTCGGTCAGGTCTACACGACGCTCAGCCGGCTCGAACGCGACGGCATGGTCGTGCAGGACGGCGAGGACGAGGCCGGCCACACGCTCTACGCGATCACCGACAGCGGTCGCGTCGAACTGCGCAGCTGGTTCGAGAACCCCGTCGACCGCACCAGCCCGGCCCGTGACGAACTGGCCATCAAGCTGGCCATGGCCGTCGGGGCGCCCGGGGTCGACATCCGTGACGTCATCCAGTACCAGCGCCGGCACACCGTGAAAGCCATGCAGGACTACACCCGGCTGAAGGCGCAGGCCCTCACCGCCGTGGAGAAGAACGGGGCCCGGGAGCGGGACGACATCGCCTGGCTCCTCGTCCTGGAGCAGCTGATCTTCCAGACCGAGGCCGAGGCGCGCTGGCTCGACCACTGCGAGTCCCGGCTGATCCGTCTCTCGTCCACCGCCCCGGCGGCGGGGCCGGAGCCGGTCTCGCCGGGGGCGGTAGCGGGAGCGGCGGGGACGGGGGCGCGGGCGGGGGCCGGGGCAGGGGCAGGGGAGGCCGCACGCCACCGCCCGTGA
- a CDS encoding copper resistance CopC/CopD family protein, translating into MLVGAVLVLLGLGSGPASAHAALRGADPVDGSVVKTSPGSITLTFTESVGLLDDSFRVFDPDNQRVKTGRAGHADGRADTARVTLPRNLGTGTFTVAWRVVSEDSHPIAGAFTFSVGKPSAVPPVLPSTSVEDPATSGLFNIGRYVAYLAAALLVGTGVFVAVCGPPDVRPLRRLLLAGWWALAGSTVFLLLLRAPYETGTGPAQALDPSALTRTLGTRPGLALVARLVLLAAVAALLLRQRSLPQGERPSRASLVTGGALAVALTLTWAAAEHASAGIQVPAAMTSSVLHLLAMAAWLGGLTALLILLHRASVPSYVVTRFSRTAGLSVVVLVVTGVYQSWRGLGSTSALTDTTYGRVLLAKLAAVTLLLMAGAWSRRTVRDATATAVTRTATRTADAVSAATTPGNEAAEATAAAEATEADAVSEATVKREARVPQPVGGRAAVAAYVDADRAAHRAVTDAVTDTVADADTDRPRADDDAGSRPTDSNGEKAAPPADEPSADEPSAEDSPARSAHTSDPAGASDPARTSAATCKPVDPRRSLRRSVLVEVAVAVVVLVLTTVLTGTLPGRAAAEAADQAAAGQGVGLPVASVIDVPFAFGSPGVSSVRGKAQVTLDPGRVGDNNLQAVVYGPDGGFVSVPELRISFTLPDQDLGPLDAKVTDRGGYWAAEAVNLPIPGDWEMKVTVRVSEVDQVSVTKPVRIER; encoded by the coding sequence GTGCTGGTGGGCGCCGTGCTCGTCCTGCTCGGCCTCGGCAGCGGACCGGCCTCGGCCCACGCGGCCCTTCGTGGCGCCGATCCGGTGGACGGAAGCGTCGTCAAGACGTCCCCCGGCTCGATCACCCTCACCTTCACCGAGTCGGTGGGCCTGCTCGACGACTCCTTCCGGGTCTTCGACCCCGACAACCAGCGGGTGAAGACGGGCCGGGCGGGGCACGCCGACGGCCGCGCCGACACCGCGCGCGTCACCCTGCCCCGCAATCTCGGCACCGGAACGTTCACGGTGGCCTGGCGCGTGGTGTCCGAGGACAGCCACCCGATCGCCGGCGCGTTCACCTTCTCCGTGGGCAAGCCGTCCGCCGTCCCGCCGGTCCTGCCCAGCACCTCGGTGGAGGACCCGGCCACCAGCGGTCTGTTCAACATCGGCCGCTACGTCGCCTACCTCGCCGCCGCCCTTCTCGTCGGCACCGGCGTCTTCGTCGCCGTCTGCGGCCCGCCGGACGTCCGCCCGCTGCGCAGGCTGCTGCTGGCCGGCTGGTGGGCGCTCGCCGGATCGACGGTGTTCCTGCTCCTGCTCCGCGCCCCCTACGAGACCGGCACCGGCCCGGCGCAGGCCCTGGACCCCTCGGCTCTGACCCGCACCCTGGGCACCCGTCCCGGCCTGGCCCTGGTGGCGCGGCTCGTCCTGCTGGCGGCGGTCGCGGCGCTGCTCCTGCGGCAGCGCTCGCTTCCGCAGGGGGAGCGGCCCTCGCGCGCGTCGCTGGTGACCGGCGGCGCGCTGGCGGTGGCCCTGACCCTGACCTGGGCCGCCGCGGAGCACGCGTCGGCCGGCATCCAGGTACCGGCGGCGATGACGTCCTCGGTGCTCCACCTGCTGGCGATGGCGGCCTGGCTGGGCGGTCTGACGGCCCTCCTCATCCTGCTCCACCGCGCCTCCGTCCCCTCGTACGTGGTCACCCGCTTCTCCCGGACGGCCGGCCTCTCGGTCGTCGTCCTGGTGGTCACCGGCGTCTACCAGTCCTGGCGCGGCCTCGGCTCCACGTCCGCGCTGACGGACACGACGTACGGCCGGGTCCTGCTCGCGAAGCTCGCCGCGGTGACGCTCCTGCTGATGGCGGGGGCATGGTCGCGTCGAACGGTCCGCGACGCGACGGCGACGGCGGTGACGAGGACGGCGACGAGGACGGCCGACGCGGTGAGCGCGGCGACGACACCGGGGAACGAGGCGGCAGAGGCGACCGCGGCAGCAGAGGCGACCGAGGCGGATGCGGTCAGTGAGGCGACCGTGAAGAGGGAGGCCCGGGTGCCGCAACCGGTGGGAGGACGGGCGGCCGTGGCTGCCTACGTCGACGCGGACCGCGCCGCTCACCGGGCCGTAACCGACGCCGTAACCGACACCGTCGCTGACGCCGACACGGACCGGCCCCGGGCCGACGACGACGCGGGCAGCCGTCCGACGGACAGCAACGGGGAGAAAGCCGCGCCCCCGGCCGACGAACCGTCCGCCGACGAACCGTCCGCCGAGGACTCCCCCGCCCGCTCGGCCCACACCTCCGACCCCGCCGGCGCCTCCGATCCCGCCCGCACCTCGGCCGCCACCTGCAAGCCGGTCGACCCGCGCCGGTCGCTGCGCCGGTCCGTGCTGGTCGAGGTCGCCGTCGCGGTCGTCGTGCTCGTCCTGACGACCGTGCTCACCGGCACCCTGCCGGGCCGGGCGGCGGCCGAGGCGGCGGACCAGGCGGCGGCCGGGCAGGGCGTCGGACTGCCCGTGGCCTCCGTGATCGACGTCCCCTTCGCCTTCGGCTCACCCGGCGTCAGCAGCGTCCGGGGCAAGGCGCAGGTCACCCTCGACCCGGGGCGGGTCGGCGACAACAACCTGCAGGCCGTGGTCTACGGCCCCGACGGCGGCTTCGTCAGCGTGCCGGAACTGCGCATCTCCTTCACCCTCCCGGACCAGGACCTCGGCCCTCTCGACGCCAAGGTCACCGACAGGGGCGGCTACTGGGCCGCCGAGGCCGTCAACCTGCCCATTCCCGGAGACTGGGAGATGAAGGTGACGGTGCGGGTCTCGGAGGTCGACCAGGTGAGCGTGACGAAGCCGGTCCGCATCGAGCGCTGA
- a CDS encoding helix-turn-helix transcriptional regulator, which produces MDENLGTALHRWRDRLSPADVGLTSRPGRRAAGLRREELAELAGLSVDYVVRLEQGRATSPSAQVVASLTRALQLQPAERDHAYRLAGLLPPQEGTVSTHVPAGVQRMVARLGEFPVGVFSADWTLLSWTPAWSVLIGDPSARKHDERNLARAVFATGPGRLASWPVLQDDDALKIDLVADLRTALVDYPRDRGLTGLVEELRSTSAEFAGLWDQGTVGPHVSARKTVVHPQVGEVICDCDVLTVPGCDIRLVVYTVAAGSADAEKLEFLRVTGGARADGPAPSGPGLFSTP; this is translated from the coding sequence GTGGACGAGAACCTGGGGACGGCACTGCACCGCTGGCGCGACCGGCTTTCCCCTGCGGACGTCGGACTGACCTCGCGGCCCGGACGACGCGCGGCGGGGCTGCGACGCGAGGAGCTGGCCGAGCTGGCAGGGCTGTCGGTCGACTATGTGGTGCGGCTGGAGCAGGGGCGCGCCACGAGCCCCTCGGCGCAGGTCGTCGCGAGCCTGACCAGGGCCCTGCAGCTGCAGCCCGCGGAGCGCGATCACGCCTACCGGCTGGCCGGCCTCCTCCCCCCGCAGGAGGGAACGGTCTCCACGCATGTTCCGGCCGGGGTCCAACGGATGGTGGCCCGCCTCGGGGAGTTCCCGGTCGGAGTCTTCAGCGCCGACTGGACGTTGCTGTCCTGGACCCCCGCATGGTCCGTACTGATCGGCGACCCCAGCGCACGCAAACACGACGAGCGCAATCTGGCACGGGCGGTCTTCGCCACAGGGCCCGGCCGGCTCGCTTCCTGGCCCGTGCTCCAGGACGACGACGCCTTGAAAATTGACCTCGTCGCCGACCTGCGCACAGCCCTCGTCGACTACCCCCGCGACCGTGGCCTGACCGGCCTTGTCGAGGAACTGCGTTCCACCAGCGCGGAGTTCGCCGGACTGTGGGACCAGGGCACGGTCGGCCCGCACGTCTCGGCCCGCAAGACCGTCGTACACCCCCAGGTGGGTGAGGTGATCTGCGACTGCGACGTGCTCACCGTCCCGGGCTGCGACATCCGCCTCGTCGTCTACACGGTGGCCGCGGGATCCGCCGACGCGGAGAAGCTGGAGTTCCTGCGGGTCACGGGCGGCGCCCGCGCCGACGGCCCCGCGCCCTCGGGACCCGGCCTGTTCTCCACACCGTGA